Below is a genomic region from Isosphaeraceae bacterium EP7.
CCGGCAGGGGAGCTGGACGCCGGGCTCCTCGCGTCGCACGTACTGGAAGGACTTGAAGATGTGCGTGTTCAGGTTGTTCAGCAGCTCGAACGTGTTGATGAGCTGGCCCGGCTTGTACAGGTCGAGCAGCCAGGCTTGCAGCGCCGGGCCATCGTGCGGATAGCTGGGGAGGCGATACTGGAAGACCTCGACCTGCTCGTCCGCGGCATACTGGAACGGGTAGGAATCGGCGATCGGGTCGATGGTGCAGTCGATGGGCGTGTCGTCGTAGAGGTCGACGTTCATCTCGCTGAAGATGCTCATCGTCGGGGCGGGCTCGGCGAATGTGATCAGGGCGATGGAGTTGCCGTAGACGTCGCGCAGCCATCGGACGCTGGCCGCGGGCTCGATCTTGAGGCGAGAGCTGTCGATGTGGAGGTCGTGCCCCTCGCGCGGCCGGAGCAAGGCGCGGTGGACCCCGAAGCTGACGGGCTCGTGGTAGTGATATTTGGTGACGTGCGTGATGCGGATGCGTTTCATGGGAAGATGGCCCGATCCGATCGAACGAGGTGCGGTGAGGGGGTTCTTATCGCCCGGCCGGGTGCGACGCGAACAGGTTCAGGCCGAGCTGTTCCGAGAGGAACCCGGCCGCGAGCCGGCCCCTGACGCTGTTGCCGGAGGGATCAAGCGGCGGCGAGAACGTGCCCAGGCCCCCTTTGCCGGGAGCGACGGCGACCATCCCGCCGCTGACGCCGCTCTTGCCGGGCAGGCCGGTCTCATAGAGCCAGTCGCCCGAATTCTCATAAAGCCCGGCCGTGACCATGACGGCCAGGACGTGCTGGCAGTGGATGGCGTCGATCACGGGCTCGCCGGTCAGCGGGTTGACCCCGCCGTTGGCCAGGGTGGCGGCCATCGCCGCCAGGTCCCTGGCATTCACGTTCAGGGAACACTGCCTGGTGTAGATGTCGGTGGACTGGATCGGGTCGAAGAAGATCCGGTCGTAGCTCTGGAGCAGTTTGGCGGCGACCTCGTTCCGCCGGTTGGTGGCCGACTCGGACTCGTAGACCTCGGCATCGAGCGTGAGACGCCTGCCGGCGAAGCGAGACAGCCCTTCCTGGAGAAACTGCCACTTGGCCGCCGCGGTCGCCCCCGGCGCGAGGCTGGCCGCAGCGATCGCGCCGGCGTTGACCATCGGGTTGGTCGTCCCGTCCTCGGTCCGCTCGATCGCGATCACCGAGTTGAACGGCAGGCCGGTGCTGTTGACCCCGAGCTTCCGCCGCGCCTCGTCCTCGCCGATTGCCTGGCAAACCAGGGCGAAGACGAACGGCTTGGAGACGCTCTGGATCGAGAATTCGTGCTCCGAGTCGCCCGCGGAATGGACGGCGCCGGAGGTCTCGACCACGCACACACCGAACAGCCCGGCGGGAACCTTGGCGAGGGCCGGGATGTAGCTGGCGACCTCCCCCTCATTCACCGATCTGAACCGTTCATGGGCCGCGGCCACCGAGGTCCGGAGTCGATCTGGCGCGGTCGATACGGCGGAGGCGC
It encodes:
- a CDS encoding transglutaminase family protein; translation: MKRIRITHVTKYHYHEPVSFGVHRALLRPREGHDLHIDSSRLKIEPAASVRWLRDVYGNSIALITFAEPAPTMSIFSEMNVDLYDDTPIDCTIDPIADSYPFQYAADEQVEVFQYRLPSYPHDGPALQAWLLDLYKPGQLINTFELLNNLNTHIFKSFQYVRREEPGVQLPCRTLALSTGSCRDYAVFMMEAARHWGFGARFVTGYIQMGEGQHGATHAWAEIYIPGAGWRGFDPTNNKLAGTEHIAVAVAREHDKASPLSGSWAGPSGAWDRMEVSVQVVEL
- the glsA gene encoding glutaminase A, translating into MVSRRPCSCTSDRSRRPSTCTKPVNTTLPPLDPAALIDLLSRPPTLTESSPAGSTYAREHSLLSRGWTGLSASNTIDPPASNPCRVVGRPHGKRIPLAIPTSASAVSTAPDRLRTSVAAAHERFRSVNEGEVASYIPALAKVPAGLFGVCVVETSGAVHSAGDSEHEFSIQSVSKPFVFALVCQAIGEDEARRKLGVNSTGLPFNSVIAIERTEDGTTNPMVNAGAIAAASLAPGATAAAKWQFLQEGLSRFAGRRLTLDAEVYESESATNRRNEVAAKLLQSYDRIFFDPIQSTDIYTRQCSLNVNARDLAAMAATLANGGVNPLTGEPVIDAIHCQHVLAVMVTAGLYENSGDWLYETGLPGKSGVSGGMVAVAPGKGGLGTFSPPLDPSGNSVRGRLAAGFLSEQLGLNLFASHPAGR